The window CACAAGCTGAATTCTGACATCGAGCAGACAATTCACCCCATCAATACACAAGCCGAATTCTTGTGTATGCCATATAATGCAAAGGCAgaactaaaaagaagaaaatcttaCCCCAGCAGTCAATTTTGattcaagaaaatttaaagGCCATCTGCTAAGCTCGGCTTCTTCAATAGGTGGAGATGGTGGTCTCCAAAGAATAAAATAGGGAAAAAGAGCATATGCACCCCCAAAACAGGAGAGTACGAGGAATGGCCAGACAGGAATTATGCTTTTTGAGCTACAGAGTAGAGAGATTTGTTAGTTCAGGCGAACATAAGTTGTCAAGCTATGATCTAGAAAAAGTAACAGGTTTATGCCTGCCTTCCCAAGTCGTGgactttttgcaaaaaaaacaaaaacatgcaGGTGAGAATTGGGAAATCATCCAGCACGGGATGTCATGGCTGATGAGAAAACCTTTTGAAGATGAACATATTGTGTTTGCTACATATTTTGAAGAATCTAATTAAGCTAAACTGATTGCATTGGCAATATAGTAGGAAAACCAAATGAAAGGAGTGAAATAAGACAGAAGAAGTTACCTTCTTCCAAATGGTAGCAGCAGCATACTGTAGACTAATGGCCACAAGCCCATGATGTACCAAAGTGAAACAAGCATTTCATTCATATGAAATCCATCATCCCCTTGTAAATTAAGGAGTTTTTTCAAGAAATACATGTCCCTTGACTGAAATGTTTAAAGCCAAAgtatttagataattttttcTTCATCACAACCACACACACAGAGTAGTGAATGCTTAAAGTTACTAAGAAATAATGAAATTATGCAAAACAGAAGCTTGTAACATAAGAAATTACCGGGGTTTGGTTAGGTGCAAGATTGAAGATATAAAACATCAGTCCACCCCACAAGAAGAATAGCAAGACTGAAGTGGTCCAATTTCCACCAGCACCACCACTTTGAGTGTTGTCATCAATCTCATTCTCTTCTGGGTCTTGAGAGCTGTGGCAGATTTGAAGACACCGCCCCGTTTTGTTAATTGGAGGTGAACATCTCATTGCTTTGATAGGTCTCACGTTATTaatggtggaggaggaggaggcgGCTTTCTTGAAAATTAAAGAAATGGTTCTTGTGCAATTGGGGGTTTTGGGCGGAAAGTAGAGGAAGTTGGAGGAGACGAGGCTTCTACTCGCCAACATCTTTTGATGATATCTTTGTATCTTTACCGCTCCTCAAGTTGCTAGTCTTCCTCTACAAAACTAGCAACTCTTGTTAATCGGGTTAGACGGCGTTTTAGTCACTCAACTCACCAAAAATTTGCAATtaggtcatccaactcaaaaaactgtcagtcacatcattgtactcttaaaaattttcattcaggtcactgaccgttacactccgttaaaaatttgacggcAAGCTGAGTAAGCAtcgtgacttggcttaaataaatccaccgtggcatgtacagtcagctgaagtggcatttttgtcactcaactgactacaagCTTGCAATCggatcatcaaactcaaaaaactttcatttaagtcacttatcataatatccgttaaaaattgaaaaaaaaaagaatcaaaaaACAATCATGCAGCGCCTTTTTTTTctcttgaaaattttgaaacttattaacaaatgaaacagatacacacacataaaatcaatagtttcacccataaaaacttaatctttgtttatTTCTTATCGTTGTATATATCTTGAGGTCATTTTGGAAAAACTATTATTGgccttaaaatatataaatcgataagagataaacaaagattaagtttttataggtgaaactattgattttatgtgtgtgtatctgtttcatttgttaataagtttcgaaattttgaaaagagaaaaaaaggtgCTGTATTatagcttttaattctttttttttttcaatttttaacggatattatgataagtgacctaaatgaaagtttattgagtttgatgacccgattgcaagtttgtagtcagttgagtgaccaaaatgcaacttcagctgactgtacatgccatAGTGGATTTATTTAAACCAACTCATGATGCTTAGTCAGCattccgtcaaatttttaacggagtgtaacggccagtgacctgaatgaaaatttttaagagtataatgatgtgactgacagttttttgagttggatgactcAATTACaagtttccggtcagttgagtgatCAAAATGCCATTTAACCTCTTGTTAATCTACTCCATCCGTCCTGTTTGACGAAAACTTGATTTATAATCAAGATTTTTaatgacatatattttaaaattgacatttatgataaatttaataGATCGGTCAAAGTTAGACTTTTGAACATtcaaataagttatatatagttTGTCTTCCCTCACTCGGCCAGTTATTTTGTtctattttcaattattttagtaaaataatatatctaattttaaaataaatatatttaaataaatgagaAATCAACATAAAACTAACGCCAACAAatgattttgtttaataatttcTCGTATACagttatttaacttaaaaactaaatataatattttacatgaTGGTCTATTTCGGAACAAAACatataaaagttaaaacaaaAGTCCCAAATAAATGGAAAATCAACATAAAACTAACgtcaacataaaaatatatataatataatattgtatataatatcttatagctaataaattttaaattactaataaataatgactttttaaaataagataatatttattgttagatgaaattgaatatttaaaatatttataaaaatatagtattaaaaGATAAAAGGTCAAGCTCCCGACATATGATTGCTGGGAACCCATGACCAATCCACGTTTTTTTGGTTGAGTTCACGAATAATcaggatttaaaaaaatttctgttTCACATATAGTGCTTAAAAAttgttgtatttttttttatatgtacagCGCTATAAGCACGGAACGATTcaattgtgaataaaaatattatgttttgttattttaatttcaacagaagagtttttgatattttaatttcagtGGCCTAATGAAATTTTTATGTACATCGCTTAAAAAATGACGTACATGtgatttatcttttaaattactGCCTTTAATGGAATTATCTCATGGTGGATTGGTTACGGGTTCTGGGGCTGGTACCTGGACCCGAAGATAAATCGTTACAGTTACCTATCAAAAAAGGGGAAGTTGGAATCGTGATTCCAATACAAGCAAAAGGGGTTTTTTTTGCCCTAATACTGAGAGTGAGATAAGAAATTGGTGGAGCGATATGAAGGGCAAGCGCAAGGGCAAGGGCAAGCGCAAGGCAGGTGATGAGGTTGAATCAAAATCTGAATTACAAAAGTCAGGTTCCACCCCTTGTCTTTATATGTTTGCACATCTCCATCCGAGACAGTTTGGTTACGTCTTGTATAAAATCGATTATAAACATCTTCTTGATAGTGATAGTGATAGTGATAGTGATAGTGATAGTGATAGTGATAGTGATAGTGATAGTGATAGTAATAGTAATAGTAATAGTAATAGTAATatcaatgatgatgatgagggtATATCCACACCCTTACCCTTGATGCCTTTTCTTGTTTTCTATCCTGGCGATCTTCCTGATCGTTTCTGTTCATTGGTACACTTGGGAGACTATCTTTACTTCCTTGGCGAAAAACAATCTGATTTTTTTCAAATTGCAAAATCACTTGGCGAAAAACAATCTGATTTTTTTCAAATTGCAAAATCAGATATTCAGCATCTAGTTCCTAGTGAACATAACGTTGGCTCAGACTATTTGAAGCGCTTGGAACCTCCTATGAATTCTCATAAACATGAACCAATTGTTTTTGTTGCAAAAGGGAATCTTTACGCCATCTCTCGAATCAACCATATAGATTCCCCATTTGAAATGTTTTCACCCTCCAAAAATTCTTGGACAATCTTGAATCCCAGGCCTAGGGGACCCTATGGTCCTTTTAAATCGCACGTCCTTTTGGGTGACAATCTCTATTTTGCCACCTCCCCTCTAGATCCAGATTTTTTTGACCATGATGAATCTATATTTTCTTACAATTTAACTCATAACTTGTGGAAACTTTTAACCACTTCTTGTCGTCCTGCTTTCGAACACCCCATTCTGCCTATTGCTAACATGCTTTTTGGAGGATTTTCTCTTCCCTTTCGTGGTATTCAAAGCACTGTTGCTGCATCTCCCTACACTGTGCTTAATCATTCTGATACTGACGCAAAGGCTATGTTTATGCGACCAACATTGGCTCCTGAATCTAATTTCTGGCCTGAATTCTTTCTTCGTGACAAC of the Daucus carota subsp. sativus chromosome 4, DH1 v3.0, whole genome shotgun sequence genome contains:
- the LOC108216249 gene encoding uncharacterized protein LOC108216249, whose protein sequence is MLASRSLVSSNFLYFPPKTPNCTRTISLIFKKAASSSSTINNVRPIKAMRCSPPINKTGRCLQICHSSQDPEENEIDDNTQSGGAGGNWTTSVLLFFLWGGLMFYIFNLAPNQTPSRDMYFLKKLLNLQGDDGFHMNEMLVSLWYIMGLWPLVYSMLLLPFGRSSKSIIPVWPFLVLSCFGGAYALFPYFILWRPPSPPIEEAELSRWPLNFLESKLTAGLTIAAGLGLIIYAGLAGGDVWTEFYQYFRESKFIHLTCIDFSLLSAFAPFWVYNDMTARKWDDKGIWLLPVSVIPFLGPSLYILLRPSLSALPISLSSSTTEEN